The proteins below are encoded in one region of Helianthus annuus cultivar XRQ/B chromosome 2, HanXRQr2.0-SUNRISE, whole genome shotgun sequence:
- the LOC110907298 gene encoding NAC domain-containing protein 90 — protein MSQHDPHLRSVIYRFYPTEEELILFYLSNKLQNRRTHDLHRVIPTVNVYEHNPSHLPRLAGELCRRDTEQWFFFVPRQEREEQGRRPSRTTASGYWKATGSPTYVYSSENKVIGVKKTMVFYEGKSNKVKKTEWKMNEYRAIEEDVGGTNAVPIRKLRHELSLCRVYVVSRTRRSFDRRPSGIGSTEMVRPEASRGASTSRNIINPTNI, from the exons ATGTCCCAACACGATCCCCACCTGCGCTCCGTCATCTATCGATTCTACCCAACCGAAGAAGAACTCATTTTGTTCTACCTCTCGAACAAGCTCCAGAACCGAAGAACACATGATCTCCACCGCGTCATCCCCACCGTCAATGTCTATGAACACAATCCCTCTCACCTTCCAA GGTTAGCCGGAGAGTTATGCCGACGGGACACTGAGCAGTGGTTCTTTTTTGTGCCAAGACAAGAAAGGGAAGAACAAGGAAGACGGCCTAGCCGGACCACAGCCTCTGGCTACTGGAAAGCGACTGGTTCACCGACGTATGTCTATTCATCAGAAAACAAAGTGATTGGAGTGAAGAAAACGATGGTGTTTTATGAAGGGAAGTCGAATAAAGTGAAGAAAACCGAATGGAAAATGAATGAATATCGAGCCATTGAAGAAGACGTTGGTGGTACCAACGCTGTCCCCATTAGAAAG CTACGGCACGAGTTGAGCTTATGCAGAGTTTATGTGGTATCAAGAACTAGACGATCATTCGATAGGCGGCCATCCGGGATAGGGTCAACAGAGATGGTCAGACCCGAGGCGAGTAGGGGCGCATCAACTTCAAGAAACATTATAAATCCTACAAACATATAA